DNA from Gracilinanus agilis isolate LMUSP501 chromosome 3, AgileGrace, whole genome shotgun sequence:
GTAAATTACTTGAAGCagggactttttttcttttttgttttttcatcccTACTTCCTTGcacaatagatgcttaataaatgcttatcagcAATTAATTTCACAGTTTCATATGCAGCTTATCCTACTTATATTTGAAtgagaattttctattttaagCAATTAAGTacagtataaaatatatttttttaaattacacataTGGAATCACTCTTTTAAAATCCTAACAAGGGCAATGGAAATAACAAtccctgcttttcttttctttttcttttgtattttcttttatatatatttatatatatatgtaatttttaattttgaatagtttcccatagttacatgtttcatgctcttttcctatcccccaaacctcccactccatagccgacgcacagttccactggtttttacatgtatcattgattccatattattaatagttggactagagttattgtgttagtagaattttttttttatttttagaatgattttccatggttattcgattcatgtttttactttcccctttcacCCCCTCaatctcccccctcccatagcccattTGCAttgccactgcttttaacatgtgtcatcaatcaagacttatttacatattattgatagttgcattggtgtggtcctttctggtatacatccccaatcatgtctgcatcaacccaaatttcaagcagttgtttttcttctgtgtttcttctcctggagttcttcccctgaatgtgggtagcttttttttatcataagtccctcagaattgtcctgggtcattgcattgctgctagtacagaagtccattacattcgattttaccacagtgtatcagtctctgtgtacaatgtacttctggctctgctcctttcactctgcatcaattcctggaagtctttccagttcacaaggaattcctccagtttattattcctctgagcacagtagtattccatcaccaacatatgccacaatttgttcagccattccccaattgaagggcataccctcattttccagttcttttgcccccacaaagagtgtggctataaatatttttgtacaagtctgtttatctatgatctctgtaGTATTAAATATGGGAATGACTCAAATACCAGACTGAGGAGTGATTTCCAAGTCAATGTAGCTGACTTAATCTTTTCTGATATATGTGGAAATCTTTCCAAAATATGTCTCCTAtcctttaaaaatagcaaaaagcaCACAATCATGGAATTTATGGGTACATTAACATGACAGGTATACATTATATCATTTAGTCTACTTTGATAATACAATTTTATATCTTAGCTCACATTTAACAAATATAACACTAAAATCAATCAATTTCATCtatttgagccttagtttccctatATTTAAAATAGTGATATTTCTTGTACTATCTACCTCTTACATTTTTAATGGAAGAGGGTTTGTgagcttaaagtgctatataactgTGAGGTGTTACTTTTATTTACTAAGGAACCAAAGGGAAATTCTACTGTGTctctattcatcttttttttttttaaatctagcatGGCTTTCCTTGGTAACTACTAATGGGACCAGGGATAAATCATTGCAATTTTAAGGACATGCTGCTACAGTAATTTAGATTTTGTCTGGGTTGTATACCTAATAAGGGAACTAGAATTCTCTTCTACCTCTTGAGGGATTTGTTTGGCAGAGTACTAAATATATATTGTGCTGGCATTCAACTCCCCTGTCCTCTACCAAAGTCTCTGACACATTTTTCCCACAAGTATATACAGCATTTAGGGAAAATGAGCTCAAGTTTAGAACACATGTAACAATATAATTCCAGGAAGTCCCTTTGCCTGGGTCCTAAAGATATTCACTTTGCATCTTGTTGTTGTGCAGTTGAATCAGATGTGTCATACTCTTAGTGatcctatttggtgttttcttggcaaagatactagagcggtttgtcatttccttcttcagctcatttcacagatgagaatattgaggcaaacagggttaagtgacttgcctaggttacATAGCAAATTAAGTGTCTGAAACCCAATTTGAActagtctttctggctccaggcccagaggtctatccactgagccacctagctgccctaaaattGTTGTTGATGGTGTTTTCATTAGTGTCTGACTCCTtgtcaagaccccatttggggttttctttgcaaagatactggagtggtttatcatttccttcttcaaatatttttacagaagaggaaactgaggcaaacaggatgagatgacttgctcaggggcacacaactaataagtgcctgaagcagtttgaactcaggaatatggcattctatccattgggccagCTAGCTGGCCATTCACTCTAAATAGGGTGAAATTTTTCTGCTAGGCTCATTGTACAACCTTGAATCTGATTTTCCTTATTTCATCAGGTTTATACTCAGCTCCAAAGGTGTAGACTGCCATCATAAGTTTGTTACAAGAGTAATGGAAGGATGTTGATGAGAAGGTTCAAATTTTCTGATTCTCCAAAGTTTATGATGTTCTCTTTTCTATTCTGAGGAGATAGGAAAAGCATGATGGAGACCGAGATAAGACACTTGGCCTCCCTTCAGTGATTCTTTCTCAGGACCACATGGCTAAAGGCTCTAATACCCTGAAAGATGCTCAGATTTCTCTAATTCCAAATTAGCTCATTAGTTAAAAAAAAGCCCCATGGATTATAACAAATCCAAAACAGATTTCCATTTTTAAGTTCACTACAGTTCACTAAATTACAAACATCTAAATTCATGAAGGACTTCCCCACACTTTGTCTAAAGTTTATGATTGATTGAATAGAGAAGTGTTGCCACCTGTTTGAAGTATTAAGACAGAGCATCATTAAGAGGGGTGGGAGATTTGATTGAGTCAATCAACCACTCCTTCTACTCTTCCGTCAGTTATTCTGATCTCTTAATAATGTTTCTGTTGATGGATACACACTGAAGCCCAGAATCTGGGAAAGACATTTTCAATATTTGAATGCTTTATATGGggtttccttttacttttctcaCATGATTCTGTATCTTGGATGAGATGAGTTTGAGAGGATCagttttcccatccaaattccaTCCTTCTAAATAGAAAATATGGATTTAGTCCTAGATGACTGGACAATTTGGGTCACTTATAGAGAagatttctttgacctctttagtttttctcctttctcaatttttcttggGTATGCTTATCCATACACCTATTCTATCTAGATAATTGTTAGTAATGAATTCATTTGGAATCAAGAATTCTTATTTTGTTACATCTCCATTATATCATCTGTTCTCCCCATTTATAGTCAAAGATGTTCTCAAACACCTCAACTTTTAAATGAGAAAGACTTTTGCCCAGTCCtatgttttggtttgtttgtttgttttttcgtgaaatgaaagaaaaagatagtaAGAAGGTGGGGCCCAGAATAGGGGAGAAGTTTGTAATCTTTTCATGTTTATAAAGCCACCTTTTTCCATAAAATGTTTATGTAAATTCAGCTCTCAatgtaaacattatatatatatatatatataattccataATTAATGAATAGTTATGAAGGTTCTGGATTTCTTATATAACTAGTTCTCATTTTTTGTGAGTAATATTCCTATAAAAtagcatgaaaataaaaaatacaaatgtcaACACTTTGAACCTATGAGAAATAGGGATTAGATTTCTATAACCAccaaaaattttacttttttgctAGAGATTgctaaaaaatactttaaagcatataatttttGTAACAAAACATTTACTCTGATAATGTGTATGTCTCTTAATACAGTAAACAATGAAATAACGATAAAatatagaatacaaaataaaatctgtaacattcaaaacattttttcctcctAATAATTCCCTACAATTCTGTGACCATTGGTGGTaacatttcaatttttaaaaacctgttgGTGGATGGCATTAATAATCATGAAGGATTCACCTCATTCATATGAAATTCAGTATGTCAAGgaatatctgactcttcatgctcCCAGCAACTGTGAAGAAAATCACGagaacacaaagagtcagatgtgactgaaattactcaacaaaaacaacttttaacataacagtcattattttttccttgacatATTGAATTTCTAAATGAATGAGGTGGGGCCTAGGTCTTAAACTAGGGAATTGTATCATGCTTTTCCCTGAGAAATGCGGAGATGAGATAAATATCCCAGGGGATCAGCACTAGAGGCCAGTGGTTAATGGGAGCCTACATaaattttctcctccttccattCTGACcatgaaaaagaagcaaaagaaactgGAGATTCTCATACTGGGACCAAAGAAGAGTAGGATCATATAGGGTGAGTTAACTAATGCAATTTTAGGAAGCAccaaaaataagagagagatcttggggaaagaaaacaaaccaCTCAAAGGTGGAATGAACTCCCTCTGTGGAAGACATCTTATGGATATCCAAATATTctaaatgcactgaagagaagaactacTTCTATTTCCATGTAGCTTAATTGAATCTTCCAAGCTGCCCCATCCTTTATAGCATCAGAGAAAAATCCCTGGTATCCCTGATACCAAGACAGCTCTAAACTCTGTAGTGAAGTCTCACAACTGCCCTCTTCAAGTATCTTTgttgtttctgttgttgtttttattatctcATGCCCAGAATGAGAATTTGAGGCATTGAACTCTTGGATATATAAAAAGCAACAATACCCTTGTCCAGTCAGAGAGTGACATGgctgttttcctttgtaaaataaaatatatctgatAAAGCTGCTTAATTATGTCACCTCAGACATCTTTCAGGAAGAACTATGTGTGTTATTCTAAAATTATAGGACAAGGGTGGTTTTAAATTGaagattttaaattgtttaaatttgaCATGGACGTAGTCCTTGATTTTACTTAAAAAAGAGAATCCTGTACTCATGTCTACTCAACCTGGGTTCAACATTAGTTCCTCCATGTTCCTCCTCACAGGCTTCCCTGGCCTGGAACATTTGTATGTGTGGATTGCTATTCCCTTCTCCTCCATTTATGCCATGGTTCTCCTTGGGAATTGCATGATTCTCCATGTGATCCGGACTGAACAGAGTCTGCATGAGCCCATGttctacttcctagctatgctgGCCCTCACCGACTTATGCATGGGGATTTCCACTGTGCACACAGTCCTGGGGATCCTGTGGGGGTTCAGTGACAAGATCAGTTTGGATGCCTGTATTGGCCAGTCTTTCTTCATTCATAGTCTTTCCTTTATGGAATCTTCTGTCCTACTCACCATGTCCTTCGATCGTTACATTGCAATCTGCAACCCACTACGCTACTCCTCTATCCTGACTGATGCCAGGATAATCAAGATTGGGATAGCCATTATAATTAGGAGCTTCTTATTTACAATTCCTGCTATCATCCGTCTAAAGATTTTCAATTACTGCCGGCCCCATgttctctctcattccttctgtCTCCATCAGGACCTCCTCAGGCTGACCTGCTCTGACATTCGCTTTAACAGCTTCTATGCATTGGGGCTAGTCATTTGTACATTAATGTTAGACTCTGTCCTCATCCTCATCTCCTATGTTCTAATCCTGAAATCTGTCTTAGCAATTGCATCTCGGGGTGAAAGACTCAAATCTTTTCAGACTTGTATCTCTCATATCTGTGCTGTCCTTGTCTTTTATATTCCCATCATCAGTCTAACTATGGTACACCGTTTTGGCAAGCACCTCTCCCCTATAGTGCATGTCCTTATGGgtaatatttatattctttttccaCCCTTGATGAACCCAATTATCTACAGTGTCAAAACCCAGCAGATCCGAAGCAGGATACAGAGACTCTTCTCAGGACAAAGATACTGAGTCACTCCAAGGCTAtgtgaagataaaatttaaaatatatattgttcgTTTCAATTTTCTAGATTTTTGGGGTAGTAATTGTAGTAGGAAAGATACTGTCCTGAACATTTAGCTCTTCCTTTGTCTATGGAACAAATAAATTACTTAATGGACGTAAGGAATTTGCTTCAACAGAATCATCAAATTAGCAAGTCTCCCATAAAAGAGTGAATGCTAAGACACATAAGACCTCTGAAATAATCTTCTGAGGGAAATATGTCATTGTAGAATCAATGGATGTTCAGGTCACTTAGATGGAGTGACCACAAGCATGAATGACTgttgaaatgttttaaatatgttCTGACTCTAGCTTTCAGCATTTTGGATGACCCTTATGGAGGGCCTTTAAACTACTTGACATAGCCCAAGGCATACTAGCatatactcaataaatatttgcttaataCTATTGAACCTGAAAGTATTATAAATTCTTTAAATGGTTACTCCAAATGAAcactaaaaaaaagtaaatcatcTATACTTCATTTACTAGTTATATCAGGCTTCATTTTGTTTCCCAAGTGTGTTGTCATCATCAGCCATAAGGAAAATATCACACACTGAGAACAAGAATATCCCCATCATCACCTCTGCAGAGCTCGTAACCCTTTATAGCCCAGAAAAGTTACATGACACATATCTCTGCCTCTAAGTCTATGGTCTCCTCCAGATAGTGTAAGGGAATTCCATGGGTGAAAGCTACTGTACATAAAGAAATCCTGATTTATCATTTTTACAGAGAATAAAGCAATGGgctctttcaattaaaaaaaatgggtaTACACTCTGCCCTTGCTTAACTGCTCTTATTGGCAgggttttctccctctcctcagggAGAGGTATGTCTTGAAAGGAATAGTGTAAACTTCTCTCTGCTCTTATACCAAGTCACATCACAATGCCCTTTTTAAACTCTGGCACATTATTGAGTTCTGTATTGGAACCTTCCAAATTTAATTCTTAGTTCTGTTCTTCTTCTATAAGATAGGGCAATATTCACATGTGTCCATTCAAATTTCCTAATGCAGTACTTAGTGGAAAAAACTCTTATGATATTGAGCATTTACAATTTTTGTCTGTTGGAGAGATTTTAACCTTGCCAAGGACTATatccattccttttctttctcttatgtcTCCCACTAAAGACAATTTTTTCTCTCTGAGAGAAATACCTGTTAGAAAACAGCACCTATTTTATGGCATATTCTCCTGAAGGTGattacacaaatatgtatatatgactttggaaaattttaataatgtaagGAGAAATTAGTACTTAGAGAGATGTTAATGCCAAAAATGCATCTATAGTGACAAGTATGAAAGAATACATTTTTCAATAAGATAAATGGGAGAATTTTCATTGCTCAACTATGCATATTTTAAGAagagttttattttctctaattgtCAATGACATgacaagagggagaaaaatagaaaatatgtgtTAAATAgttgaaaaaaagtgaaaaaggatATGAATTAAAGGGAAGAATGGAGATAAAAAATgtggcagagagaaaaagagatgttatgtgaaaaattaaaagcaaatggAGGAAAAGTAGGAGTTTTCAGAAAATGAATGTGCAATTGATGCATAATATGAAGTAAACAAAGATCAAGAACTTATTGAATGTGATCTTAGCTTCAGGTAGTAGTATAACTATAATAGTTATTAGTCACAGCAGCCAAGATCTCAAAGTAAGGAATGTTCCAAGCTTACCCAAACACACCTCCAAacaaccacaaaagaaaaaaaattctagtgaTAATTTAAAGTGGGTTAAATTGATTGAATTAATATGCAAAGTACTAATTAAGATACCTAAAATATTTATGATACCTGAAGAACCTTAGACACCTTATTTACTTAGGATACTTAAGGTATGGAAGAAACTTGAGAATTTTATTAATACAGTGAATAAGAACATACATAGCAGAGACAATAGAGTAGGATGGATATAAGGAGAaccaacaaaaaatgaaaaatgaaatcaaagattagaaaaaagaaaacactgggagaaatgaaaaggaaagaaaattgggAGTAAACTATCTCACATGAGGATGTCAATAAGAATCAATACACTGGAGGGTAAAAGAGGTGGATAATTCTTGGACTTTATTCTCATAGGAATTTTCACCAAGTAGAAATAACATCCACATGCAGTTAGGCATTGAGACTCTTTTTAGACctaaattggagaaagaaagagaaagaataagaaaagaggaagatggataaaagggagaagagattggGCAGGTGGTGGTCAGAAGTGAAAATATTTGTGAACAATGAAAGACAGGGAGATGAGGAAGTCAAAGATAAACagggtttaaataaaatcaagggaatgtgaatgggatgaactcacccataaagaGGGATAGGATATCTGGAtagattaaaagacagaatcaCACAGTAttctgtctacaagaaatacattacaaaaaacaaaaacccttaccttgcatataagaatcaatagtatatattggttcgaaggcagaagagagacaaagacttGGCAATGggtgtgattaagtgacttgcctagagtcacacagctaggaagtgtatgaggtcaaaattgtatccaggacctcctacttctagatctggctttcaatTGGTTGAGCCACTGcctacaaaaataataataataatagtaataaaaataaatatttaaagcaaagagatacacacagaataaaggGAGAGGTCTGGAACTGAATTTATTATGCTACaaccaaagtttaaaaaaagcagagacagactgtaatggaatactattgcacaataagaaatgacaaataagatgaccttcaaaaaacaaacaaacaaaaacctagaaagacttacctgaagcaatgaaaaatgaagtgagcagaaccaaaactttgtacatagtaacagcaaacAAAATATGTTGACTAATTATGATtaaaaactattatcagcaatgccaGGATGCAGATCAACTCCAAGGACTGAGGACAAAAGAAAACTATctactgctatagaaggaaatgaatgTAGACTGAAGCATGCTGTCCTTCATGTAATTTCCTCTAAgtatttttctccagtgtaagcaaTAGGTATCTtttttcacagcatgatgaacatagaaatgtgtattataaaataaaatatatacagacataatctagaaaatattttaaatgtaaaaataaaatggacaaaatttttaaaaaggaattaaccACATGCCTCTCTTTGACTGTTACatattattttggaaataaaattgCATAATCATATAACCCCAATGAAGAAAGCGGAttcagattttatttcattttaatatgcaCTCTACTCTGGTTAGTCATTTagtcttcttttttatatctaattgagaacaatttttcattatattgaaaGCAAAGTATATTCCCTATACCTTTAGATTTCTCCTACTAGCTTCTATGATCAGGcagaagaaatattatttttttattaaaggtAAGATTTTCCTCTATCTGAAAAATCATTTGGGAAAAATATACCTAATTTCCCTGATTGATAATCATGTAGTctggtttctagttctttccttgGCATATACACCAATGTCAATACTAAAATTGTTAAAGGGACTTAGAAGGATAACAATATAGGTAATCCTTCATTAGTAtatatcaaaggaaatgaatggGATCAATTAGTCCAAGCCTTAATTATACAAATGATAACCTTGACAGTgaggaaggaaagtgacttgGTTGAAAACACATGAGTGGTAAGCTGCATAATCAAATTTCAAATCtatgtcttttgactccaaacctAAACTCTATCTGCTATATCATGCTGAGGAATTTGTTATGGGAAAATCTAATTATTTATCATATGGTTTGAATATAGCTCTGTGTATCTAGATATTGCTTAATCTAGAATTTGTGTAAAGGAGCCAGAGAATGCTATTGgatctcctctcctccccatgtCTTGTTTTAGTTCCTTATCATAGGCTTGTGTTTAAGACTTAGCCCAAGTTTCATGAAATATTTAGATTTACCTGGGATTATACATATCAAGAAACCCACATGCTCTTTTTGGGAAACTATAGGCATATCACTTTGTTTCTTGTTCTTCTATCCTTGTTTGAACCATATATAATGTAAAATTCACAAAGGCTTAGGTAGAGCTCAGCTATgcatattttctgtctcttttcttggATGTACAGATTAATAAAATTCATTCTAAAAtccttttggagttttggttttattcttAAACAGTACTGGGAATTTTCTTccaaaattctttaaaagatttGACTTCTTGTTTTCCATATGGGCCATCTTTGTATATGAGAAGATATGTTTAGTTATGTTAGTATTTTATACCTGTGGAGTGGTGAGTTTTTTGTAAACACTTTTCTAAGTGTAACTGAATCTAAATCAATTCTAGGATATGTTTAAGACAGTTTACCATAGTCCCAGGTACACCCTTAGTGATCACAACcttttaaaacataatatttttctaatattctttgaCTATATATACTGAAAAGCCACATTAGGTCCCTGTGtctcttgtctttctctgtcattctctttttctgtccttgtctctgcctttctctctgtgtctcctccCTCTTTTTGAGCTTGTCTCTCTCCTAATgaatcaataaattttattttaaatattatacaaaagaagggaagggaagttgGAGTAAATTTCTGTCCCAAGGAAGTGAAGTATttcaggagaggaaaagggaatgtTTAGGTTTAAGTAGAAGAAAGATGAGGAATTAGGATATAGAGACCCCTGGATTCAGAGAATCAGATAAAAGAGGGACAGatataagggattttttttctaaataaactgAGCAGTCCAAATTAGAACATGATgtcttttgaaaaaatagattggCCTTTAGGTAGGTTATCTTTGAATAAGCCTTTATTGCAGAAAGttcttctaaaattaaaaaaaaatctacttaacTACTGTTCAGTATGGTGTAGAGTAAATTCTCGATCAGGTATGGCCTATAAGAGGTTATAGCCTTTGAATAACAGTAATATAATAGGATGATAAAATATGAATTACTTATCTATTCTCAGCAgaataatgatccaagacaatttcaaggACTCCTTATGAAAAACATTATATAACTCAAAAGAAAGAACTTATGCAGTCTGAatttgatggagtctgaattcagatcaaagtaaactatttttcattttttatttatggaTTTTTATATGTCTTTTACAACATTACTAATATGGGAATCTGTTTTATATGATAGTATAAGTATAGTCTTAATCAAATTGCTTTACTGTTTCatgaaggagggaagaaatgaagggagagaattaagatatcaaaactttataaaatgaatatttaaaattatttttaaatgtacatggggaaaatattattgaaaagaaGAAGCGATCTTTGAATTTCCATTTAAGTCAGATTCCATGATACCACTTCCCTGAATATCTTCCATTTCCACTAATGAAAATCTGATGCTATTTTCTTTGTTACCACCTTCTCTGAATTTATCTGAATTTTTCCATTCATGATATTATTTACTCCTCAAAAGTTAAATTACTGGTAACATGCTAAGAACGTCTTATACTAACCAttcttgtattattattttgttggtcCTTTGAAATTATAACTCTTGAGATTTAGAGGCAACAGTTCAAAAAGATACAGTCTAAATGTGAGAATACATCTCTCAGAAATGTGATTTTAGGGAATACTGAGTAGAATTTTTACAATGTGTAGAAAAAGAACCAATTAAAAGCTCTcagttaaacaccaaattagaaatcatgaaaatcaaaggagaaattaataaaattgagagtaagaaaattatttcactaaGACaagaagttggttttatgaaaaataaataaaattgataaacaactgatcaatatgataaaaaataaggcagacaaaaatgaaaatatcaatataaaaaatgaaaaggacaagaTTCCAAACAatggagagaaaattaaaatagttattaaGATTATTTCACCAATTATATAACAACAattctgataatctaagtgaaatagatgaatactcAAACAACTATAAATTGCCAAGAttatcagaagaagaaactggatACTTAAActatcccatctcagaaaaaaaaatttgaatgagTCATCAATGAACTATCTAGGGAAAAGCTCATGGGCAAGAcaaattcataagtgaattctaccaaacatttaaaaaataatgaattccaaTACTCCATGAACTATTCAGAAAAAAAGCTGAGGGATAtgctctaccaaattccttttatgacagatATGGTaatgatacctaaaccaggaagaccaaaaacagaaagaaaacaatagacaTATCCCTAAAGAATattgatggaaaaaaatttaaacaaaatgc
Protein-coding regions in this window:
- the LOC123238699 gene encoding olfactory receptor 51V1-like — protein: MSTQPGFNISSSMFLLTGFPGLEHLYVWIAIPFSSIYAMVLLGNCMILHVIRTEQSLHEPMFYFLAMLALTDLCMGISTVHTVLGILWGFSDKISLDACIGQSFFIHSLSFMESSVLLTMSFDRYIAICNPLRYSSILTDARIIKIGIAIIIRSFLFTIPAIIRLKIFNYCRPHVLSHSFCLHQDLLRLTCSDIRFNSFYALGLVICTLMLDSVLILISYVLILKSVLAIASRGERLKSFQTCISHICAVLVFYIPIISLTMVHRFGKHLSPIVHVLMGNIYILFPPLMNPIIYSVKTQQIRSRIQRLFSGQRY